One genomic region from Glaciimonas sp. PAMC28666 encodes:
- a CDS encoding DEAD/DEAH box helicase codes for MATLIPALTSCLSRMTSGEKRFAYRLEQKLENDYLCWYDVSIGERTLHPDFVVFHPSRGLLVLEVKDWKLDTIHSMDKQHAKILTDRGIKHVLSPLEQARQYMFAVTNKLERDPQLTWPSGSLKGKPFFPYGHGVVLTNITRKQFDGANMGEVLPSHLVICQDEMMESAEAEAFQQRLWQMFPIKFKMQLSLPQIDRIRWHMFPEIRIAVQPDMFAEPGQQPIEIPDVLRVMDLQQEQLARSMGDGHRVIHGVAGSGKTLILGYRAEHLAKVCQRPILVLCYNKTLATKLASVMEAKGLQDKVNVVNFHAWCSRQLETYHVGKPPNSFDRNAFFEACVGRVIRSVDQKLIPSAQYDAVLIDEGHDFKPEWFKLVVQMIHPDTNSLLVLYDDAQSIYNGPKKLRFSFSSVGVQAQGRTTILKLNYRNTAEILSVARAFADDLLSASDTEEDQAPTVQPMSAGRRGPKPLLIKLPSLRDEAEYIAKKLTEANRTGMPWNDMAVLYRYRWIGQQLADALAQKNIPCQWQQDKKHSYSPLHDSVKLITMHSSKGLEFPLVYIPAIGAPSKEEVNVQDEARLLYVAMTRATQELVMTHGETSLLSEKMQKAMGVLQAL; via the coding sequence GTGGCAACGCTTATACCTGCACTCACTTCTTGTCTTTCCCGTATGACCTCCGGAGAAAAGCGGTTTGCATACCGTCTTGAACAAAAACTGGAAAACGACTACCTATGTTGGTACGACGTCTCCATAGGTGAGCGCACTCTGCATCCGGACTTCGTCGTATTTCATCCCTCCCGGGGTCTCCTGGTTCTTGAAGTAAAGGACTGGAAGCTCGATACGATCCATAGCATGGACAAGCAACACGCGAAGATTTTGACGGATCGCGGGATCAAACACGTGCTGAGTCCGCTCGAGCAAGCCCGCCAGTACATGTTCGCAGTGACGAACAAACTTGAGCGCGACCCGCAGCTCACATGGCCGAGTGGTTCATTAAAAGGAAAGCCGTTTTTTCCGTACGGCCACGGCGTGGTCCTGACCAATATCACCCGCAAACAGTTTGACGGCGCAAATATGGGCGAGGTATTGCCCTCTCACCTCGTCATCTGCCAGGATGAAATGATGGAAAGCGCTGAGGCAGAAGCATTTCAGCAACGCCTCTGGCAGATGTTTCCGATAAAATTCAAGATGCAACTCTCGCTGCCGCAAATAGACCGCATTCGCTGGCACATGTTTCCGGAAATTCGCATCGCGGTGCAGCCAGACATGTTTGCGGAGCCTGGACAACAACCGATTGAAATTCCGGACGTATTGCGTGTGATGGACCTGCAACAGGAACAGCTTGCGCGCAGCATGGGCGACGGTCACCGCGTTATTCACGGTGTGGCTGGCTCAGGGAAGACGCTGATCCTCGGATACCGGGCGGAACATCTCGCGAAAGTATGTCAACGCCCTATTCTGGTCCTCTGTTATAACAAAACGCTGGCAACCAAGCTGGCGAGTGTGATGGAGGCAAAGGGGTTGCAGGATAAAGTTAATGTCGTGAATTTTCATGCATGGTGCAGCCGCCAGCTGGAAACCTATCATGTTGGCAAGCCGCCCAACAGTTTTGATCGGAACGCGTTCTTTGAAGCATGCGTGGGGCGAGTCATACGGTCAGTCGACCAAAAGCTCATTCCGTCTGCTCAATATGATGCAGTGTTGATTGACGAAGGCCATGACTTTAAACCGGAATGGTTCAAGCTCGTGGTGCAGATGATTCATCCTGATACCAATTCCCTGCTCGTCCTATACGATGACGCACAATCAATCTATAACGGCCCCAAAAAATTGCGTTTTTCCTTTTCCAGCGTTGGGGTGCAGGCACAGGGCCGCACAACGATTCTTAAGCTGAATTATCGCAATACTGCGGAAATTCTATCGGTGGCCCGCGCTTTTGCAGATGATTTGCTCTCTGCCAGCGATACAGAAGAAGATCAAGCGCCGACCGTGCAGCCAATGAGCGCAGGCCGTCGCGGACCAAAGCCACTTCTGATCAAACTGCCCTCCTTGAGGGATGAAGCGGAATATATCGCCAAAAAACTGACCGAAGCAAATAGAACAGGCATGCCATGGAACGACATGGCGGTTCTGTATCGGTATCGATGGATCGGACAGCAGCTTGCCGATGCCCTGGCACAAAAAAACATTCCATGTCAGTGGCAGCAGGATAAAAAACATTCCTATTCTCCACTGCACGACAGCGTGAAGCTGATCACGATGCATAGTAGTAAGGGGCTCGAATTTCCGTTGGTGTACATCCCCGCCATCGGCGCTCCGTCAAAAGAAGAGGTAAATGTACAAGACGAGGCCCGGTTACTTTACGTGGCAATGACCAGAGCAACACAAGAGCTTGTCATGACCCATGGTGAAACGTCATTGCTGTCCGAGAAGATGCAGAAAGCTATGGGTGTACTGCAAGCGTTGTAG
- the tilS gene encoding tRNA lysidine(34) synthetase TilS — MANPHTVSLTEQFESALKNILQRVFSDASSDTTSSASPSVVTAPVSLPSAIAIAYSGGLDSSVLLALATQYAAEHQIKLFAFHVHHGISSNADQWLAHCASECERLGVGFDARRIALRNADKTGVEEAARNSRYAALGDMCRQHQVPLLLAAHHIDDQAETVLLQLLRGSGVAGLSGMDTVNAAPTLLGDATLLMARPLLAVSRAQLEAYAVSHSIIYVEDESNHDSRYARNALRHQLMPVLSQFFVGFQERLTRTAGHMQSSQKLLVELAAQDMSVCAGDNCLDLEKVRQLSPARIDNLLRYWFGLHDLRMPSSAWLSEMRDQLLSAKADAQLCVTHPECHIRRHRNRIYLTPRDDLDREEIDPIAFRWNGEAAMAFPIYGGILHFETSPEHGVDAEWLRQQPLQLQYRSGGERLKLAFNRPTKPLKYLYQAADIPAWQRECLPMVLASGKLMFAAGVGFDCHILAADANAKINLRWELDNLAVRKIFPRMNLSQAD, encoded by the coding sequence GTGGCAAATCCGCACACGGTCAGTCTGACCGAACAGTTTGAGAGCGCGCTGAAAAACATTCTTCAGCGCGTTTTTTCTGATGCTTCCAGCGATACCACCTCAAGTGCGTCGCCCTCTGTCGTTACCGCACCGGTTTCACTACCTTCAGCAATAGCTATCGCTTACAGCGGTGGACTCGATTCCTCCGTACTGCTGGCATTGGCTACCCAATACGCGGCCGAACATCAGATCAAATTGTTCGCATTCCACGTTCATCACGGGATTAGTTCCAACGCAGACCAATGGCTGGCGCACTGCGCCTCTGAGTGTGAACGCCTGGGCGTCGGCTTTGATGCGCGTCGGATAGCTTTGCGCAATGCCGACAAAACCGGGGTTGAAGAGGCTGCCCGTAATAGTCGCTATGCTGCTTTAGGCGACATGTGCCGCCAGCATCAGGTACCGCTGTTATTAGCCGCCCATCACATCGATGATCAGGCAGAAACCGTCTTGCTACAACTGTTGCGCGGGTCGGGTGTTGCGGGATTGTCCGGTATGGATACGGTTAACGCTGCGCCCACTTTGTTGGGTGATGCAACATTGTTAATGGCGCGACCGTTGCTCGCGGTATCGCGGGCACAGCTTGAGGCGTATGCGGTCAGCCACAGCATTATTTATGTTGAAGACGAATCGAATCACGACTCCCGCTATGCAAGGAATGCGTTGCGGCACCAATTAATGCCCGTCCTCAGTCAATTTTTTGTAGGTTTTCAAGAACGTTTGACGCGCACCGCCGGACATATGCAGTCCAGCCAAAAGCTGTTAGTCGAACTGGCCGCTCAGGATATGAGCGTTTGCGCCGGCGACAATTGTCTTGATCTGGAAAAAGTGCGGCAATTAAGCCCGGCACGCATTGATAACCTATTGCGTTATTGGTTTGGGTTACACGATTTGCGTATGCCTTCCAGTGCATGGTTAAGCGAAATGCGAGATCAATTGCTCTCGGCAAAGGCAGATGCGCAACTCTGTGTGACCCATCCCGAATGCCATATCCGGCGTCATCGCAATCGGATCTATTTGACACCGCGCGATGATCTGGATCGTGAAGAGATTGATCCCATCGCCTTCCGCTGGAATGGCGAAGCGGCGATGGCTTTCCCCATCTACGGCGGAATTTTGCATTTTGAAACATCGCCAGAGCATGGGGTTGACGCCGAATGGTTGCGTCAGCAACCGCTGCAATTACAATATCGCAGCGGAGGAGAGCGGCTCAAGCTGGCCTTTAATCGGCCCACTAAACCCCTGAAGTATCTCTATCAGGCCGCCGATATTCCAGCCTGGCAACGGGAATGTTTGCCGATGGTGCTCGCGTCAGGGAAGCTGATGTTTGCTGCTGGTGTCGGGTTTGACTGCCATATACTCGCAGCCGACGCCAACGCCAAGATTAATTTGCGGTGGGAACTGGATAATCTGGCAGTGCGCAAGATATTTCCCCGTATGAATCTTTCCCAGGCAGATTAA
- a CDS encoding acetyl-CoA carboxylase carboxyltransferase subunit alpha — MSKTTFLGFEQSIAELDGKIEELRFVQDDSAVDISEEIDRLSKKSQQLTKDIYAKLTPWQVSQIARHPQRPYTMDYVNEMFTDFHELHGDRTYADDQSIVGGLARFNGQACMVIGHQKGRDTKERALRNFGMPKPEGYRKALRLMKVAEKFGLPIFTFVDTPGAFPGIDAEERGQSEAIGHNLYCMAELKVPLIATIIGEGGSGGALAIAVGDAVLMLQYSTYAVISPEGCASILWKSAERAADAADALGLTAHRLKAMGLIDKIVNEPLGGAHRDPKQMAGLLKRALADTLRQFQGVKTKDLLAARHEKLMSYGKFKEISATE; from the coding sequence ATGAGTAAGACGACATTTCTTGGCTTTGAACAGTCGATTGCGGAGTTGGACGGCAAAATAGAAGAGCTACGCTTTGTACAAGATGATTCGGCTGTCGACATTTCAGAAGAAATCGACCGCTTATCCAAAAAAAGCCAGCAACTGACGAAAGACATATACGCCAAGCTCACGCCATGGCAGGTGTCGCAGATAGCACGCCATCCACAACGTCCGTATACGATGGATTATGTGAACGAAATGTTCACTGATTTCCACGAGTTGCACGGCGACCGCACGTACGCTGATGACCAGTCTATCGTTGGTGGTCTGGCCCGCTTTAACGGTCAGGCCTGCATGGTGATCGGTCATCAAAAAGGGCGCGACACCAAAGAACGCGCTTTGCGCAACTTTGGTATGCCGAAGCCAGAAGGCTATCGCAAAGCACTGCGCCTGATGAAAGTCGCTGAAAAATTTGGCCTGCCGATCTTCACCTTTGTTGATACGCCCGGTGCGTTCCCCGGTATCGATGCAGAAGAGCGCGGTCAATCCGAAGCCATCGGCCACAATCTTTACTGCATGGCTGAGCTGAAAGTGCCCTTAATCGCCACCATTATTGGCGAAGGCGGCTCCGGCGGTGCGTTAGCGATCGCCGTCGGTGATGCGGTCCTGATGCTGCAGTATTCAACTTATGCCGTGATTTCGCCAGAAGGTTGCGCGTCGATTCTGTGGAAGAGTGCCGAACGGGCAGCCGACGCTGCCGACGCATTGGGCCTCACCGCACATCGCCTCAAGGCTATGGGTTTGATTGACAAGATCGTCAATGAGCCGCTGGGTGGTGCGCATCGTGATCCGAAGCAGATGGCCGGTTTGTTAAAACGTGCATTGGCAGATACATTGCGTCAGTTCCAAGGTGTCAAAACCAAGGATTTGTTGGCAGCTCGCCATGAGAAATTGATGAGCTACGGCAAATTCAAGGAAATTTCGGCGACAGAATAG
- the xsc gene encoding sulfoacetaldehyde acetyltransferase, translating into MTDQVSLANRKVTVGLQKMTPSEAMVETLVANGVTDMFGIMGSAFMDAMDIFAPAGIRLIPVVHEQGGGHMADGYARVSGRHGVVIGQNGPGISNCVTAIAAAFWAHSPVVIITPETGTMGMGLGGFQEANQLPMFEEFTKYQGHVTNPARMAEFTGRCFDRAMSEMGPTQLNIPRDYFYGEIQAEIPLPSRLDRGPGGEKSLDEAVELLANAKFPIIISGGGVVMADAIEECKALAERLGAPVVNSYLHNDSFPASHPLWTGPLGYQGSKAAMKLMAQADVVIALGSRLGPFGTLPQHGMDYWPKTAKIIQIDADHKMLGLVKKISVGICGDAKAAAIALTQRLAGKKLACDATVAERAATIKSEKDAWEAELSDWTHERDAFSLDMIAEQKKEKTPFGGTYLHPRQVLRELEKAMPEDVMVSTDIGNINSVANSYLRFEKPRSFFAAMSFGNCGYAFPTIIGAKVAAPHRPAVSYAGDGAWGMSLMETMTCVRHNIPVTAVVFHNRQWGAEKKNQVDFYNRRFVAGELDNQSFAAIAIAMGAEGIVVDNLEDVGPALKKAIAMQMDEGKTTIIEIMCTRELGDPFRRDALSKPVRLLDKYKDYV; encoded by the coding sequence ATGACCGATCAAGTATCTCTGGCCAACCGCAAGGTGACCGTTGGATTGCAAAAGATGACGCCGTCCGAAGCGATGGTGGAAACTCTGGTGGCAAATGGTGTGACGGACATGTTCGGCATCATGGGTTCTGCTTTCATGGATGCGATGGATATCTTCGCGCCAGCCGGTATTCGCCTCATTCCCGTGGTGCATGAGCAGGGCGGTGGTCATATGGCCGACGGTTATGCCCGCGTCTCGGGTCGCCATGGTGTGGTGATTGGTCAAAACGGTCCCGGCATCAGTAACTGCGTGACTGCCATTGCCGCCGCGTTTTGGGCGCATAGCCCGGTAGTGATTATTACCCCGGAGACTGGCACCATGGGGATGGGTCTGGGCGGTTTTCAGGAAGCCAACCAGTTGCCGATGTTCGAAGAATTTACTAAATATCAGGGTCATGTGACCAATCCGGCCCGTATGGCCGAGTTCACCGGTCGCTGCTTTGATCGCGCCATGTCGGAGATGGGACCGACCCAACTGAATATTCCACGTGACTATTTTTACGGCGAAATTCAGGCCGAGATTCCGTTGCCGAGTCGTCTGGATCGCGGTCCAGGCGGCGAGAAGAGCCTTGATGAAGCGGTCGAGTTGCTGGCAAACGCGAAATTCCCGATCATCATTTCGGGTGGTGGCGTAGTCATGGCCGATGCGATAGAGGAGTGCAAGGCGCTGGCCGAACGTCTGGGCGCACCGGTGGTTAACAGTTATCTGCATAACGATTCGTTCCCAGCCAGCCATCCGCTGTGGACCGGTCCGCTCGGTTATCAGGGATCGAAGGCTGCCATGAAACTGATGGCGCAGGCGGATGTTGTGATTGCACTCGGTTCGCGCTTGGGGCCTTTTGGCACGTTGCCACAGCATGGTATGGATTACTGGCCAAAAACTGCCAAAATCATTCAGATCGATGCGGACCACAAAATGCTGGGACTGGTCAAAAAAATCTCAGTCGGTATCTGTGGTGACGCCAAAGCTGCCGCGATCGCATTGACGCAACGTCTGGCAGGAAAAAAACTGGCATGTGACGCCACGGTCGCCGAGCGCGCCGCTACCATTAAGTCCGAGAAGGATGCCTGGGAAGCCGAGCTGAGTGACTGGACGCATGAAAGAGACGCTTTCAGTCTGGACATGATCGCAGAACAGAAGAAAGAAAAAACCCCGTTCGGCGGCACCTATCTGCATCCACGCCAGGTGTTGCGTGAACTGGAGAAGGCGATGCCGGAAGACGTCATGGTATCGACCGATATCGGCAACATCAACTCAGTGGCTAACAGCTATTTGCGTTTCGAAAAGCCACGCAGTTTCTTTGCCGCGATGAGTTTTGGAAATTGTGGTTACGCCTTTCCGACCATCATCGGTGCCAAGGTCGCTGCGCCGCACCGTCCTGCAGTGTCGTACGCTGGTGATGGCGCGTGGGGTATGAGTCTGATGGAGACCATGACTTGCGTACGTCACAATATTCCGGTCACGGCGGTGGTGTTCCATAACCGTCAATGGGGTGCAGAGAAGAAAAATCAGGTCGATTTCTACAACCGTCGCTTTGTTGCGGGAGAACTGGATAACCAAAGCTTTGCAGCGATTGCGATAGCGATGGGCGCTGAAGGCATTGTTGTCGACAATCTGGAAGACGTTGGACCGGCGCTTAAAAAAGCGATCGCCATGCAAATGGATGAAGGCAAAACCACCATCATCGAAATCATGTGTACCCGTGAACTGGGCGATCCTTTCCGCCGTGACGCGTTGAGCAAACCAGTGCGGTTGCTGGATAAATATAAAGATTACGTCTGA
- a CDS encoding helix-turn-helix domain-containing protein has protein sequence MVQMNFTAETLFTTLQHMPTGEQEKFFSLIARKAFSENNNFSQEEVFGHLKGSEFTADEASDYLEVSIATFRRYCKQGKITASSIVGTSHLYPLANLRELKKALKMVK, from the coding sequence ATGGTACAAATGAATTTTACAGCTGAAACCCTTTTCACTACTTTGCAGCATATGCCTACAGGTGAACAGGAAAAATTTTTCTCGCTGATTGCCAGGAAGGCATTCTCTGAGAACAACAATTTTAGTCAGGAGGAAGTGTTCGGGCATTTGAAAGGAAGTGAATTTACGGCAGACGAAGCGTCAGATTATCTGGAGGTGTCAATCGCTACCTTTCGACGCTACTGCAAGCAGGGGAAAATCACCGCTTCGTCTATCGTCGGTACGTCACATCTTTACCCGCTCGCTAATTTACGCGAGCTGAAAAAAGCGTTGAAGATGGTTAAGTGA
- a CDS encoding DNA-3-methyladenine glycosylase, giving the protein MQNIITADTKIHVAAYWEDAKVELMKRDRIMRKLIPQFGDLHLTGRSEPFTTLARSVIGQQISIKSAEAVWQKFLLICPKCSPSQVLKAGHEQLAACGLSKRKAEYILDLAEHFKAKRVHADKWASMDDEDVIAELIQIRGIGRWTAEMFLIFNLLRPNILPLDDVGLLKGISVNYFSGEPVSRSDAREVSANWEPWRTVATWYLWRSLEPIPVAY; this is encoded by the coding sequence ATGCAAAACATAATCACTGCCGATACCAAAATTCACGTTGCCGCGTATTGGGAAGATGCCAAGGTCGAACTCATGAAGCGCGATCGGATCATGCGCAAATTGATTCCCCAATTTGGCGATCTACACCTCACCGGTCGCAGTGAACCATTCACGACGTTAGCACGCTCGGTCATCGGTCAACAAATTTCTATCAAGTCAGCAGAAGCGGTTTGGCAGAAATTTCTGTTAATCTGCCCGAAATGCTCACCTTCTCAAGTCTTGAAGGCGGGCCACGAACAGCTGGCTGCATGTGGTTTATCCAAGCGGAAAGCCGAATATATCCTCGATTTGGCTGAACATTTCAAGGCAAAACGGGTCCACGCTGATAAGTGGGCCAGCATGGATGACGAAGACGTTATCGCTGAATTAATCCAGATTCGTGGCATTGGCCGCTGGACAGCAGAGATGTTTTTGATATTTAATCTGCTTCGGCCAAATATTTTGCCGTTAGATGATGTAGGTTTGCTTAAAGGCATCAGCGTTAATTATTTCTCCGGTGAACCGGTATCCCGTAGCGATGCTCGTGAAGTATCGGCTAATTGGGAGCCGTGGCGCACGGTTGCCACCTGGTATCTGTGGCGTAGCCTCGAACCGATACCGGTTGCGTATTAA
- a CDS encoding aspartate kinase, with the protein MALIVHKYGGTSMGSPERIKNVAKRVAKWHNAGHQVVVVPSAMSGETNRLLGLAKEINANPDPRELDMLASTGEQTSVALLAMALQAIGQPAVSYAGWQVVIKTDSAHTKARIRSIDDAKVRRDLDEGKVVIITGFQGVDDHGNITTLGRGGSDTSAVAVAAALGAAECLIYTDVDGVYTTDPRVVSEARRLNTVTFEEMLEMASLGSKILQIRSVEFAGNYKMPTRVLSSLTDPLMPLEQEMVSGTLISFEEDTKMEQATITGIAFSRDEAKITVIGVPDRPGIAYQILGAVAEANIEVDMIIQNQSMDGKTDFTFTVSRGDYDKTMGVLEDKVKAHVGSGNIIGDNKVSKVSVVGVGMRSHVGIASQMFRTLSEEGINIQMISTSEIKISVLINEKYMELAVRALHKAFELEKV; encoded by the coding sequence ATGGCTTTAATCGTTCACAAATACGGCGGCACGTCGATGGGCTCACCAGAGCGTATCAAGAATGTCGCTAAGCGCGTTGCCAAATGGCATAACGCGGGTCACCAAGTTGTCGTCGTTCCTTCGGCTATGTCTGGTGAAACTAATCGCCTGCTGGGTTTGGCAAAGGAAATTAACGCCAATCCCGACCCGCGCGAACTTGACATGCTGGCCTCGACCGGAGAGCAAACCTCGGTCGCGCTGTTGGCAATGGCATTGCAAGCAATCGGTCAGCCAGCCGTATCCTACGCCGGATGGCAAGTCGTCATCAAAACCGACTCGGCCCACACCAAAGCGCGCATACGCTCGATCGACGATGCCAAAGTGCGGCGCGATCTGGATGAAGGTAAAGTAGTGATTATTACCGGCTTTCAGGGCGTTGACGATCACGGCAACATCACCACTTTAGGTCGTGGTGGTTCAGACACCTCAGCTGTCGCTGTCGCAGCCGCTCTCGGTGCCGCCGAATGTCTGATCTACACCGACGTAGATGGCGTCTACACGACTGACCCGCGCGTGGTGTCGGAGGCACGTCGTCTCAACACGGTGACCTTTGAAGAAATGCTCGAAATGGCATCGCTCGGGTCAAAAATCTTACAAATCCGCTCGGTCGAATTTGCCGGAAATTACAAGATGCCAACACGGGTGCTGTCCTCGCTGACGGACCCTCTCATGCCGCTGGAACAAGAAATGGTTTCCGGCACACTGATTTCGTTTGAGGAAGATACAAAGATGGAACAAGCTACCATTACCGGTATTGCCTTTAGTCGCGATGAAGCAAAAATTACCGTGATCGGCGTGCCTGATCGTCCGGGTATTGCTTATCAGATATTAGGTGCGGTCGCTGAAGCGAACATAGAAGTTGACATGATCATCCAGAATCAATCGATGGATGGCAAGACCGACTTCACCTTTACGGTGTCACGCGGCGATTACGACAAAACCATGGGTGTGCTCGAAGACAAAGTCAAAGCGCACGTCGGCTCCGGCAACATTATCGGCGACAACAAAGTATCGAAAGTATCAGTAGTCGGCGTCGGTATGCGCAGCCACGTCGGTATTGCATCCCAGATGTTCCGCACCTTATCGGAAGAGGGCATCAATATCCAAATGATCTCCACCTCAGAAATCAAGATTTCCGTATTGATCAATGAAAAGTACATGGAACTGGCTGTCCGTGCTTTACATAAAGCATTTGAGCTGGAAAAAGTCTAA
- a CDS encoding type II toxin-antitoxin system RelE/ParE family toxin, whose translation MGEAKTGDLVGIYIYKFKYSRQEYLLAYRVPEEQTLVICSAEDAPEQWRSPEFLLMDLYKLGTHENFYDDLKVHLRTNGWYK comes from the coding sequence ATTGGAGAAGCTAAAACTGGCGACCTGGTCGGTATTTATATTTATAAATTTAAATATAGTAGACAAGAATATCTGCTGGCTTACCGCGTTCCCGAAGAACAAACACTGGTCATATGTTCAGCGGAAGACGCGCCTGAACAATGGCGGTCGCCTGAGTTTTTGCTAATGGATCTTTACAAATTAGGAACGCACGAAAATTTTTATGACGATTTGAAGGTCCATTTAAGAACGAACGGATGGTACAAATGA
- a CDS encoding type II toxin-antitoxin system HigA family antitoxin, whose translation MADIVVGRVSSGDVKLSDLTSDFLGKWRDQRLKIVVGSTVNRDLNLLSHVFSTATREYKAKHFPMDLPGPIDAIKFCMEQQGLKPRDLIPIIGRLNRVYEILSHARPLTLAMIWRLHEGLGIPAESLIKPAKKST comes from the coding sequence ATGGCCGATATCGTGGTCGGTAGGGTAAGCTCTGGAGACGTAAAACTAAGCGATCTCACTTCCGATTTTTTGGGAAAGTGGCGCGATCAAAGATTGAAAATAGTTGTCGGTTCCACCGTCAATCGGGATCTTAATCTTCTGTCCCACGTTTTTTCCACCGCAACACGCGAATATAAGGCCAAACATTTTCCGATGGATTTACCCGGTCCTATTGATGCCATTAAATTTTGTATGGAGCAACAAGGTCTTAAGCCACGCGATCTGATTCCCATAATCGGTCGGCTTAATCGTGTCTATGAGATATTAAGCCATGCCCGACCACTTACTTTAGCCATGATATGGCGCTTACATGAAGGGCTTGGTATTCCAGCCGAAAGTCTGATAAAACCTGCAAAAAAGAGCACGTAA
- a CDS encoding GNAT family N-acetyltransferase, with product MNTIYSSESEDNLHIVFAIVTKQDFESLVALRIAAMRESLESVGRFDPVRARERLKNGFKVECARHILADGVHAGFFVVKPSDQTLLLEHLYIHPDYQGRGIGAIVMRSIIAQAKTLGLPITLKALKESRSNSFYRHHGFVETERDEWDISYQRPSEAE from the coding sequence ATGAATACTATCTATAGCAGTGAGTCCGAAGATAACCTGCACATCGTTTTTGCCATTGTTACGAAGCAAGATTTCGAAAGTTTGGTGGCATTGCGGATTGCGGCCATGAGAGAGAGCCTGGAGAGCGTCGGACGCTTCGACCCAGTCAGAGCGCGGGAGCGCTTAAAAAACGGCTTCAAGGTCGAATGCGCCCGTCACATCCTCGCGGACGGCGTGCATGCAGGTTTCTTTGTGGTGAAGCCCTCCGATCAGACCTTGTTACTCGAGCATTTGTATATTCATCCTGACTATCAAGGTCGCGGCATCGGCGCGATAGTCATGCGAAGCATCATTGCGCAGGCGAAAACGTTGGGTTTGCCAATAACGTTGAAGGCGTTGAAGGAAAGTCGTTCAAACAGCTTTTATCGTCACCACGGCTTCGTTGAAACTGAGCGAGACGAATGGGATATTTCCTATCAACGTCCGTCAGAGGCAGAGTAG